The segment CGAGACCGGCGGCAGCACCAAGACGGTCACGCTGACCGCCACCGACGCCACCTCGGGCGTGGACAAGATCGAGTACAGCGTCGAGGAGGCGGGGTGGAAGGACTACACCGAGCCGCTGTCGTTCGACGAGCCGGGCACCTACCTGGTGCGCTACCGCGCGACCGACAAGGCGGGCAACACCGCCGGCGGTCAGCTCGAGGTCACGGTCAGCGAGCCGGGCGAGCCCGTCGAGCCGGCCAAGCCGTCGGTCAGCCTGACCACGGCACCCGCCGCGGCCAACGGCCGTGCCAACTGGTTCACCTCACCGGTCACCGTCTCCCTCACGGGAGCCGGCGGTGAGGGGAAGCTGGGCCTCGAGTACCGCATCGGTGGCAACGGCACCTGGACGGCGTACACCGCGCCGTTCCGGGTGGCCAATGACGGGGTCACCCTCGTCCAGGCTCGCGCGACCGACGCAGCAGGCACCACGTCGGCGATCAGCACGCTCACCGTCAAGATGGACGCCACCGCGCCCACCGTGGCCGTGGACGGCATCGCCGACGGGGCGAAGCTCGACGTCGCCGCGGTCCGCACCGCTCGGGTGAGGGTCTCGGACGCCACGTCCGGCGCCGCCGAGCAGGTGGTCCGTCTCGACGGCAAGGTGGTGAGCGCACCGGTGCGGATCGCTGCGATGTCACTGTCGCCGGGCACGCACGAGCTCGAGGTCACCGTCCTCGACGAGGCGGGCAACCAGGCGTCGCAGACCGTCACCTTCCGGGTGGTCGGGTCCTACGGCGCCGGCAAGAAGCTCGTCAAGCGGCTCGCCGACGAAGGACTCGTCGGTCCGAAGCTCGCCGCGAAGCTGAAGGAGGAGCTGGCGTCCGCCAAGCGTGCCGAACGGCGCAAGGACGCGGGCCAGGCCCTCCGGTCGCTCAAGAAGGTCGAGCGGCTCGCGTCGCGGGTGAAGGACAAGGAGGTGAAGCTCGCTCTCAAGCGCCTGTCGCGGACGCTGAAGTCCCAGCTGTAGGCGCCGGTCCGAGCACGAGACGTCCGAAGGTGGGCGGCTCGGCCAGCACATCACCCTCGGGTGAGGTGACCGGTGCGTACGCAGGATCGGCCCTGCGTGCGCCCCGGTGGCCGGGCCCCCGTCCGGGCGGGGGGTGGCGCCGCGAGGCGCCGCCCCCAAGCGGCCGGTGCCGGGACACGGCGCTCCGTCCCGGCACCGGTCCGCGCGACCACCACCCTGATCCACCTGACCAGCACGACCAGAACCAGCCGAACGCACCACCACACCCTGAGGAGCACACATGCCACGCCCCGTCACCCTGTTCACCGGCCAGTGGGCCGACCTGCCGTTCGAGGAGATGTGCAAGCTCGCGTCGGGCTGGGGCTACGACGGCCTCGAGCTCGCCTGCTGGGGCGACCACTTCGACCCGTGGGCGGCGGTGGAGGACGAGTCCTACGTCCCGGCCAAGCTCGAGATGCTCAAGAAGTACGACCTCCAGGTGTTCGCCATCAGCAACCACCTGAAGGGCCAGGCGGTCTGCGACGACCCGATCGACGCGCGCCACCGCGACATCCTGCCCGACCGTATCTGGGGCGACGGCGACGCCGAGGGCGTGCGCCAGCGAGCTGCGGAGGAGATGAAGATGACCGCCCGGGCGGCGCGCAAGCTGGGCGTCGACGTCGTGGTCGGCTTCACCGGGTCCTCGATCTGGAAGTACGTCGCCATGTTCCCGCCGGCCTCCCAGGCCCTCGTCGACGCGGGCTACCAGGATTTCGCGGACCGGTGGAACCCGATCCTCGACGTCTTCGACAGCGAGGGCGTCCGCTTCGCCCACGAGGTGCACCCGTCCGAGATCGCCTACGACTACTGGACCACGGTCGCGGCGCTCGAGGCCATCGGCCACCGCGAGGCCTTCGGTCTCAACTGGGACCCCTCGCACTTCGTCTGGCAGGACCTCGACCCGGTCGGCTTCCTGTGGGACTTCAAGGACCGGATCTACCACGTCGACTGCAAGGACGCGAAGCGTCAGGTCGGCAACGGCCGCAACGGCCGCATGGGCTCGCACCTGGCCTGGGCCGACCCCCGCCGCGGCTGGGACTTCGTGTCCACCGGTCACGGCGATGTCCCGTGGGAGGCGTCGTTCCGGATGCTCAACACGATCGGCTACGACGGCCCGATCTCCGTGGAGTGGGAGGACGCCGGGATGGACCGTCTCGTCGGAGCCCCCGAGGCGCTGGAGTTCGTGCGCCGGCTCGCCTTCGACGCGCCGACCGCGGCCTTCGACGCGGCGTTCTCGACCTCGTCCTGACCCCCTGATGTCCGCTGGGCCCCCGCCCATCCGTCCGAGGAGGACGACATGACCCCCACGCCCCAGGTGACGGCCAGGACAGGCGTGTGGTTCGTGGGTGCGCGGGGCTCGGTGGCCACCACAGCGGTGGTCGGTGCGTACGCCGTGGCGCATGGCCTCGCACCGACCACCGCTCTCGTGACCGAGCTGCCGGAGCTGGAGCCCGACGGCCTGCCGTCCCTCGCGGGGCTGGTCTTCGGCGGCCACGACGTCAGCTCCCACTCGCTGCCCAAGCGGGCGGAGGAGCTGGCTGCGGGCGGTGTCGTGCCACCCGCCCTGGTGGGTGCCGCCCGCTCCCACCTCGAGACCGTCGACGCCGAGGTGCGCCCGGGCCACGTCGCGGGCTCGGCCACCGCCGCCGAGGCGGTGGAGCGGCTCGCCGGCGACATCGCGGACTTCCGCGACCGGCACCACCTCGACCGGGTGGTCGTCGTCGACGTCGC is part of the Nocardioides cavernae genome and harbors:
- a CDS encoding sugar phosphate isomerase/epimerase family protein: MPRPVTLFTGQWADLPFEEMCKLASGWGYDGLELACWGDHFDPWAAVEDESYVPAKLEMLKKYDLQVFAISNHLKGQAVCDDPIDARHRDILPDRIWGDGDAEGVRQRAAEEMKMTARAARKLGVDVVVGFTGSSIWKYVAMFPPASQALVDAGYQDFADRWNPILDVFDSEGVRFAHEVHPSEIAYDYWTTVAALEAIGHREAFGLNWDPSHFVWQDLDPVGFLWDFKDRIYHVDCKDAKRQVGNGRNGRMGSHLAWADPRRGWDFVSTGHGDVPWEASFRMLNTIGYDGPISVEWEDAGMDRLVGAPEALEFVRRLAFDAPTAAFDAAFSTSS